From one Streptomyces sp. CA-210063 genomic stretch:
- a CDS encoding helix-turn-helix domain-containing protein: MQKSKVEPGSRVVGAARPKLAADLKKKYNSGASIREVAEEFGRSYGLVHRILGESRVTFRSRGGATRRKKTESVS, from the coding sequence ATGCAGAAATCGAAAGTAGAACCAGGCAGCCGGGTTGTAGGTGCCGCCCGTCCGAAACTCGCGGCAGACCTCAAGAAGAAGTACAACTCGGGCGCAAGTATCAGAGAAGTTGCTGAAGAATTCGGCCGTTCTTACGGGCTCGTGCACCGAATCCTGGGGGAATCCAGAGTCACCTTCCGCTCCCGTGGTGGGGCAACGCGCAGGAAGAAAACGGAGTCGGTCTCGTGA